The Salvia miltiorrhiza cultivar Shanhuang (shh) chromosome 1, IMPLAD_Smil_shh, whole genome shotgun sequence genome has a window encoding:
- the LOC131021778 gene encoding OVARIAN TUMOR DOMAIN-containing deubiquitinating enzyme 6-like has protein sequence MTRILVQRGSSGSSSSSNQNRSATSSTSAPSPSSSSASPQPQATGTAQVIPTVKDENLVEVQEQNVLDELSDHCAASDNKSEDLSQGSLNSDRQGEKLVEDEIVHNDDSVSSGNLVKGFAGLSVVKEETDAMVESSFQKVPGSSYPPPPPVPPPKPSSVNSISRRSPSADPNAMRIGPSRRPAAVLPGVSSRSSPTGSRPSSPRSHCEGEGYNSADEQSPNYSPCYDDAEREHQFEIDLRRVKGLEVRKMLEDGNCLFRAVADQVYGDSELYDLVRQMCIDYMERERDHFSQFITEGFTSYCKRKRRDKVYGNNVEIQALSEMYNRPIHIYSYSTEPINIFHGTYNTDTPPIRLSYHHGNHYNSLVDPRRLTIGAGLGFSSLQGTDIDKGKVKAAIKAQQDQQIDNALLAEGRFYSDLELTEKEIERMVMEASRAEYLADDKFKQQVGPRESSTSRAEPSSSAARSSGSDARQEEGRDQGSAGSVLSGSMQVLLSMGFSYLQVIEAYSIFGDDVDSMICYLIEMSSSGRNKGKATEK, from the exons ATGACTCGGATTTTAGTGCAGCGAGGTTCTTCTGGTTCATCATCGTCATCTAACCAAAACAGATCAGCAACATCATCGACATCAGCGCCTAGTCCGTCGTCTTCTTCAGCTTCTCCGCAGCCACAAGCTACTGGCACCGCACAAGTTATTCCAACAGTAAAGGATGAAAATTTGGTAGAAGTGCAAGAGCAGAATGTACTGGATGAGTTGTCAGATCATTGTGCTGCTTCAGACAACAAAAGTGAGGATCTTTCTCAGGGAAGTTTGAACAGCGACCGGCAAGGTGAAAAATTGGTAGAGGATGAGATAGTGCACAATGATGATAGTGTCAGTTCTGGAAATTTGGTTAAGGGGTTTGCAGGGTTGTCAGTGGTGAAGGAGGAAACTGATGCAATGGTTGAAAGTTCATTCCAGAAGGTCCCTGGCAGTTCATATCCACCACCACCTCCTGTACCACCTCCAAAGCCTTCTTCAGTGAACTCCATATCTAGGAGATCTCCATCTGCAGACCCAAATGCAATGCGAATAGGGCCATCTAGGAGACCTGCTGCTGTCTTGCCTGGTGTATCGAGCAGGTCATCGCCAACTGGATCTCGCCCATCTTCACCTCGTTCTCATTGCGAAGGCGAAGGATATAACAGTGCTGATGAGCAGAGTCCAAACTATAGTCCATGCTATGATGATGCA GAAAGAGAACACCAGTTTGAGATTGATTTAAGGCGAGTGAAAGGCTTGGAAGTGAGAAAAATGCTAGAGGATGGGAACTGCCTTTTTCGTGCTGTTGCAGATCAAGTATATGGTGATTCAGAATTATATGATTTGGTTAGGCAGATGTGCATTGACTATATG GAGCGGGAAAGAGATCATTTCTCACAGTTCATAACAGAAGGTTTTACTTCCTATTGCAAGAGGAAGAGAAGAGATAAG GTCTATGGAAATAATGTTGAGATTCAGGCTTTATCAGAAATGTACAACCGGCCTATACACATATATTCTTACAGCACAG AACCTATAAATATATTCCACGGAACTTACAATACCGACACGCCTCCAATACGGCTAAGCTACCACCACGGAAATCACTACAACTCTCTTGTTGATCCACGTAGGCTGACCATTGGTGCTGGGCTTGGATTTAGCTCCCTTCAAGGG ACGGACATTGATAAGGGTAAGGTAAAAGCAGCAATAAAAGCTCAACAGGATCAACAAATCGATAAT GCACTTCTTGCTGAGGGGCGCTTCTACTCCGATCTTGAGCTGACCGAGAAGGAAATAGAACGCATGGTGATGGAAGCTTCAAGGGCAGAGTATCTAGCCGATGACAAGTTCAAGCAACAAGTCGGTCCAAGGGAGTCCTCGACTTCTAGAGCTGAGCCCTCATCTTCTGCAGCAA GATCATCAGGAAGCGACGCCAGGCAGGAAGAAGGGCGCGATCAGGGGTCGGCCGGCTCAGTTCTGAGTGGCAGCATGCAGGTGCTGCTGTCTATGGGGTTTAGCTACCTGCAGGTGATCGAGGCATATAGCATTTTTGGTGACGATGTCGATTCCATGATCTGTTACCTAATAGAAATGAGCAGCAGCGGCAGAAATAAAGGCAAAGCAACGGAGAAATAA